From Thermoflavifilum aggregans, a single genomic window includes:
- a CDS encoding DUF2723 domain-containing protein — MKIDFRKANLITGWIVCIIACIVYLMTREATVSFWDCGEFVPSAYKLEISHPPGAPLFILLGRLFIILLHSTPQNAAYHMNALASISSGLTIMFLFWTITHLARRMVEKRGEELTEGKKILILGAGAVGALAFTFSDSFWFSAVESIVFGVSPLFIAMAFWAILKWEEVADQPYADRWIILIAYIIGLSIGVHLLSILSIPAVVMTYYYRKFKPNVKKTILAFLIACALTGFVQIVLIQDTVKLIGAFDLLFVNGLGLPFNSGSITCIVLIAAGITAGLIYAYRRKKYYLHLALLSLSFILIGYSTYFVILIRANAYPPIDMQNVTNPITLVSYLDRSQYGTWPIIYGPDFTAQPIGTKVIGNVYKKDTATGRYIVVGKKLKAVYNSDDEHLFPRVWDNDNSQGHVSFYQHELGLAKGEKPTFGDAVYFFFRDQLWWMYFRYLLWNYAGRQNDIQGIYPDNTRDGNWITGISFIDNWRLGDQSKMPDSLKHNKAHNKLYMLPLLLGIIGLIYQYKRSRHEFYVVFLLFFFTGIAIVIYLNQGLPQPRERDYSYVGSFYAFAIWIGLGVIGLYDLISKHAQPKAGYAALLSVACLGVPILMASQEWDDHDRSQKTLARDIAKDYLNSCAHNAILFTGGDNDTYPLWYAQEVENVRPDIRIIITTLLGTDWFIDDLRRKINESDPVPFSWSPDKYQGDKRDYVYYFNPGNIPEDKYFNIEDVMQFIGSDNQQDQVQMDNGQWINYLPTKHLYIPVDKQTVLQNGTVPPEDSSYIVPEVKFTINNNVLMKNDLAELNIIAANHWKRPIYFTSPYLSLGLNDYLEIDGLTYRLVPYRKSDSAGLFGNLNVNIPFMYDNLMHKFVFGGAQIPGTYFDETNRRELQLIRSAFTQLAIALALHQKKDSALQVLHYMDKNILPENFPYGYTSPGNIHDLYSTQTAYAYYLAGDTTRANQIVQDVMRDCEQQLNYYASLGSKLSGDLQQDEQSATYIIQQLQEMKHQFATSQMPAAKDSAVGK, encoded by the coding sequence ATGAAGATTGATTTCAGAAAAGCCAATCTGATTACCGGCTGGATCGTTTGTATCATTGCCTGTATCGTGTATCTGATGACACGCGAAGCCACCGTAAGCTTCTGGGATTGCGGTGAATTTGTACCCAGCGCATATAAACTGGAAATTTCCCATCCGCCCGGAGCACCTTTGTTTATTTTGCTGGGCAGGTTATTCATCATTTTGCTGCACAGCACACCCCAGAATGCTGCTTATCACATGAATGCCCTGGCTTCCATCAGCAGCGGACTTACCATCATGTTTCTGTTCTGGACTATTACCCATCTGGCCCGCCGCATGGTGGAAAAAAGAGGTGAAGAACTTACCGAAGGTAAAAAGATATTGATTTTAGGTGCAGGTGCAGTGGGTGCACTGGCTTTTACATTTTCTGATTCATTCTGGTTTTCGGCCGTTGAATCGATTGTGTTTGGAGTTTCTCCGCTGTTTATCGCCATGGCTTTCTGGGCTATTCTGAAATGGGAAGAAGTAGCCGATCAGCCTTATGCCGATCGCTGGATTATCCTGATAGCCTACATCATCGGACTGTCCATTGGTGTGCATTTGCTGAGTATCTTATCTATTCCAGCAGTGGTGATGACCTATTATTACCGCAAGTTCAAACCCAATGTCAAAAAAACAATCCTGGCTTTTCTCATTGCCTGTGCGTTGACAGGTTTTGTACAAATTGTGCTGATTCAGGATACCGTAAAACTGATCGGTGCATTTGATTTGTTGTTCGTCAACGGCCTGGGATTGCCATTCAATTCAGGTTCCATCACCTGTATTGTGCTGATTGCAGCAGGCATCACAGCGGGTTTGATTTATGCCTATCGCAGAAAAAAATATTATCTGCATCTTGCTTTGCTGAGCCTGAGTTTTATTTTAATTGGCTACAGCACTTATTTCGTAATCCTGATCCGCGCCAATGCCTATCCTCCTATTGACATGCAGAATGTCACCAATCCTATTACACTGGTATCTTATCTCGATCGCAGCCAGTATGGTACCTGGCCTATTATTTATGGTCCTGATTTTACTGCACAACCTATAGGTACCAAGGTCATTGGTAATGTGTATAAAAAAGATACAGCTACCGGCCGGTATATAGTTGTTGGTAAAAAACTGAAAGCAGTTTACAATTCTGATGATGAACATTTGTTTCCACGCGTATGGGATAATGATAATTCGCAGGGACATGTATCTTTTTATCAGCATGAATTAGGATTGGCCAAAGGTGAAAAGCCTACTTTTGGAGATGCAGTTTATTTCTTCTTCCGGGATCAGTTGTGGTGGATGTATTTCCGTTATCTGCTCTGGAATTATGCTGGTCGCCAAAATGATATTCAGGGTATATATCCTGATAATACCCGCGATGGTAACTGGATTACAGGCATATCTTTTATTGACAATTGGCGACTGGGTGATCAGAGCAAAATGCCCGACAGCCTGAAGCATAACAAAGCGCATAATAAATTATACATGTTGCCTTTGTTGCTTGGCATCATCGGATTGATTTATCAGTATAAAAGAAGCAGGCATGAGTTTTATGTAGTGTTTTTGTTGTTTTTCTTTACAGGCATTGCTATTGTAATTTATCTGAATCAGGGACTTCCGCAGCCTCGTGAACGTGATTATTCGTACGTAGGTTCATTCTATGCATTTGCTATATGGATTGGACTGGGCGTGATTGGTTTATATGATTTAATCAGCAAGCATGCACAACCTAAAGCCGGATATGCAGCCTTGCTTTCTGTAGCATGTTTGGGGGTTCCCATACTAATGGCTTCACAAGAGTGGGACGATCATGATCGCTCCCAAAAAACATTGGCGCGTGATATTGCAAAAGATTATCTCAATTCTTGTGCACATAATGCCATATTATTTACCGGTGGGGATAATGATACATACCCACTCTGGTATGCGCAGGAAGTAGAAAATGTGCGACCTGATATCCGCATTATTATCACAACTTTGCTGGGTACTGATTGGTTTATTGATGATCTGCGCAGAAAAATCAATGAAAGTGATCCCGTTCCTTTCAGCTGGAGTCCTGATAAATATCAGGGTGATAAACGCGATTATGTGTATTATTTCAATCCGGGAAATATTCCGGAGGATAAATATTTCAACATTGAAGATGTCATGCAGTTTATCGGAAGCGATAATCAGCAGGATCAGGTGCAGATGGACAATGGGCAATGGATTAATTATCTTCCCACCAAACATCTTTACATCCCTGTTGATAAACAAACTGTACTGCAAAATGGTACTGTTCCACCGGAGGATAGCAGTTATATTGTGCCGGAGGTGAAATTTACCATCAACAACAATGTGCTGATGAAAAATGATCTGGCAGAACTCAATATCATTGCAGCCAATCACTGGAAACGGCCGATTTATTTCACTTCTCCTTATCTGAGTTTGGGATTGAATGATTATCTGGAAATTGACGGATTGACGTACCGGCTGGTGCCCTACAGAAAATCGGACAGCGCAGGCTTGTTTGGCAATTTGAATGTGAACATTCCGTTCATGTATGATAATCTGATGCACAAATTTGTATTTGGTGGTGCACAGATTCCCGGTACCTATTTCGATGAAACCAACCGGCGCGAACTGCAGCTGATCCGTTCGGCATTTACCCAGCTGGCCATAGCCCTGGCGCTGCATCAGAAAAAAGACAGTGCGCTTCAGGTATTGCATTACATGGATAAAAATATCCTACCAGAAAACTTTCCGTATGGATATACATCCCCGGGCAATATTCATGATTTGTACAGCACACAAACAGCCTACGCCTATTATCTCGCCGGCGATACCACACGTGCCAACCAGATTGTACAGGATGTGATGCGCGATTGTGAGCAGCAGCTTAACTACTACGCTTCACTCGGAAGCAAACTTAGTGGCGATTTGCAGCAGGATGAACAATCGGCAACCTATATCATACAGCAGTTGCAGGAAATGAAACATCAGTTTGCAACTTCACAAATGCCGGCAGCCAAAGATAGTGCTGTGGGGAAATAG
- a CDS encoding Re/Si-specific NAD(P)(+) transhydrogenase subunit alpha, translated as MVIGICKEPEGENRVSCLPDVVRQLVQLGQEVWIVSGAGERAYASDADYKAVGAHLADEKEVCQRADMLCRMHFPEDDALIAEAREKTIWVGMYQPLYHAAEMQKMANRGMTVCSLDAIPRTTRAQSMDVLSSQANIAGYKAVILAAAHYPHYFPMLMTAAGSIQPAKVLVLGAGVAGLQAIATARRLGAVVEAFDTRPAVKEEVMSLGAKFIEVEGAADPSAAGGYAVEQSADYQRRQKEKIAATIAKADIVITTAQIPGKRAPLLVTREMVESMRAGSVIVDLAASTGGNTELTRNGETIVHHGVTIIGNSNLPSTVPADASKLYGRNLLHFLQLLISKDGRLQFNFEDDIVSAACVVYEGKIRDTRILQTVQQA; from the coding sequence ATGGTCATTGGAATTTGCAAAGAGCCGGAAGGAGAAAATCGGGTATCCTGTTTGCCTGATGTGGTCAGGCAGCTGGTTCAGCTCGGGCAGGAAGTATGGATTGTATCGGGTGCAGGGGAAAGAGCCTATGCTTCGGATGCCGATTACAAGGCTGTGGGGGCGCATCTGGCTGATGAGAAAGAAGTGTGTCAGCGTGCAGATATGTTATGCAGGATGCATTTCCCCGAAGACGATGCTTTGATTGCAGAGGCCCGGGAGAAAACCATTTGGGTTGGCATGTATCAGCCTTTGTATCATGCGGCTGAAATGCAAAAAATGGCAAACAGAGGCATGACGGTATGCAGCCTGGATGCCATTCCACGCACTACCCGGGCCCAGAGCATGGATGTATTGAGTTCTCAGGCCAATATAGCCGGTTACAAGGCTGTGATTCTGGCAGCTGCACATTATCCGCATTACTTCCCCATGCTGATGACGGCAGCCGGTAGTATTCAGCCGGCGAAGGTACTGGTATTGGGCGCTGGTGTGGCCGGATTGCAGGCCATTGCCACAGCGCGCAGGCTGGGCGCTGTGGTGGAAGCATTTGATACCCGCCCGGCCGTAAAGGAAGAGGTTATGAGCTTGGGTGCAAAATTTATTGAAGTGGAAGGAGCTGCCGATCCGTCGGCTGCCGGTGGTTATGCAGTTGAACAATCTGCCGATTACCAGCGACGGCAGAAAGAAAAAATAGCGGCTACCATTGCCAAAGCCGATATCGTAATTACTACGGCTCAGATACCGGGTAAACGGGCTCCTCTGCTGGTGACACGGGAGATGGTGGAAAGCATGCGTGCAGGATCCGTAATCGTGGATCTGGCTGCTTCAACAGGCGGAAACACGGAACTGACGCGGAACGGAGAAACTATTGTGCATCATGGAGTCACAATTATCGGCAATTCCAACCTACCTTCTACCGTTCCTGCTGACGCCAGCAAATTGTATGGCCGCAATCTGCTGCATTTTCTGCAATTGCTGATCAGCAAGGATGGACGGTTGCAATTCAATTTTGAAGATGATATTGTATCGGCAGCATGTGTGGTGTACGAAGGTAAAATCCGCGATACACGCATCCTGCAAACCGTACAGCAGGCGTAA
- a CDS encoding RNA polymerase sigma factor, with protein sequence MKAIRTDTISDEEILQRYRQDHNQDWIGILFERYVHLVMGMCLKYLKNLEDARDATQQIFLKVMREADHTPIRYFKGWLYQVTKNYCLMQLRSKQAQDRLSEPEDENQPVVMPEDEEYVQMKNVQLELLEEALQQLNTPQQTCIRLFYLEKHSYQEIAEMTGYTLMQVKSYIQNGKRNLRIMLEKKQKQLNNG encoded by the coding sequence GTGAAAGCAATTCGTACAGACACAATTTCTGATGAAGAAATTCTTCAACGGTATCGGCAGGACCATAACCAGGACTGGATCGGTATTTTGTTCGAACGATATGTACACCTGGTGATGGGCATGTGTTTAAAATACCTGAAAAATCTGGAAGATGCAAGGGATGCAACCCAGCAGATTTTTTTAAAGGTGATGCGTGAAGCCGATCATACTCCCATTCGTTATTTCAAAGGATGGCTGTATCAGGTTACCAAAAATTATTGCTTAATGCAGCTCAGAAGCAAGCAGGCGCAGGACAGGCTTTCAGAACCGGAAGATGAAAATCAACCCGTGGTGATGCCTGAAGATGAAGAATATGTGCAGATGAAAAATGTGCAGCTTGAACTGCTGGAAGAAGCTCTTCAGCAGCTGAATACGCCACAGCAAACCTGTATCCGTCTGTTTTACCTGGAAAAACATTCGTATCAGGAAATAGCAGAGATGACAGGTTATACATTGATGCAGGTGAAAAGTTATATTCAGAATGGTAAACGCAATTTACGCATCATGCTGGAGAAAAAACAAAAACAACTCAACAATGGATAA
- a CDS encoding FecR family protein, which translates to MNESRLNELIIKYLNQTATAEELKELHTWLLAHPSFQLEMQLLEDYWQTDSLKNADLDQGYARLQEKIHQSERRSRSVSQAGNHASPFHEIRYLLLHPMKWVAAFLLLLLMAGGMYKFWRTHHNTDNQPPKSWEIVYDQPGMKSRLILPDSTEVWLNGDTRLYYSRQFGRETREVWLSGEAYFKVKHDPSKAFIIHTTKMNIRVLGTEFNVKCYPDDPLYETSLINGAILVTLKDRPEDRIILKPKEKLVIFNDQVLLQKHEGSQPVPPTLAEKPSSKLWVTDIHYFSSQDSVLIETGWIEGKLVFRDENFSELAKRFERWYGYHFRFMDDSVKQYHFTGIFEHETLEQALKALQIAEKFHFQIQNQDSTVVIY; encoded by the coding sequence GTGAACGAATCTAGATTAAACGAGCTGATTATCAAATATTTGAATCAGACAGCTACGGCGGAAGAGTTGAAAGAGCTGCATACATGGTTGCTTGCCCATCCTTCATTTCAACTTGAGATGCAGCTACTGGAAGATTACTGGCAGACAGATAGCTTAAAGAATGCTGATCTGGATCAGGGTTATGCACGATTGCAAGAAAAAATTCACCAGTCTGAGAGGCGAAGCAGATCAGTTTCGCAGGCAGGTAATCACGCCAGTCCTTTCCATGAAATCCGTTATCTATTGTTGCATCCGATGAAGTGGGTAGCTGCCTTTCTACTTTTGCTACTGATGGCCGGAGGTATGTATAAGTTCTGGCGTACTCATCATAACACGGATAACCAACCACCCAAAAGTTGGGAAATTGTTTATGATCAGCCGGGTATGAAATCCAGGTTGATATTGCCCGATAGTACGGAAGTATGGCTCAACGGAGATACCCGTTTGTATTATTCCCGTCAATTTGGCCGCGAAACACGCGAGGTATGGTTGTCGGGTGAAGCTTATTTTAAGGTCAAACATGACCCAAGTAAAGCATTTATCATACACACTACCAAGATGAATATCAGGGTGCTGGGAACAGAATTTAATGTGAAATGTTATCCGGATGATCCCTTATATGAAACATCCCTGATTAACGGTGCCATTCTGGTTACCCTGAAGGATAGGCCAGAAGATAGAATTATCCTCAAACCCAAGGAAAAACTGGTGATTTTCAATGATCAGGTTTTACTCCAAAAACATGAAGGTTCTCAACCTGTTCCACCGACACTTGCTGAAAAGCCTTCCAGCAAATTATGGGTTACAGATATCCATTATTTCTCTTCCCAGGATAGTGTGCTGATAGAAACCGGGTGGATAGAAGGCAAGCTTGTATTCCGGGATGAAAATTTTTCGGAGCTGGCCAAAAGGTTCGAACGCTGGTATGGATATCATTTTCGGTTTATGGATGATAGTGTGAAGCAATATCATTTTACAGGCATATTTGAACATGAAACACTCGAACAGGCATTAAAGGCTTTGCAGATAGCAGAAAAATTTCATTTTCAGATTCAAAATCAAGATAGTACTGTAGTAATTTATTAA
- a CDS encoding NAD(P)(+) transhydrogenase (Re/Si-specific) subunit beta, giving the protein MGLAVLSLCYLIGSVTFIVGLKMLSHPRTARRGNLVAAAGMGIAIVGTIFLYQTEDGTRLHNYGWIFSGLIIGGIIGTVLARKVKMTAMPEMVSLFNGMGGLCAALISVNEFEHLTHADPLLFVAAALFSGQNLLLHVFIILAGLVIGSISFSGSMIALGKLAGKIGVWRFQGQQVLNISVLVITLLLAVGLLTQDAFFNGWVFGLIMLLALVYGILFVMPIGGADMPVVISVLNSCTGIAAACGGFLYDNQVMLTGGILVGSAGAILTVLMCKAMNRSLKNVLLGSFGGVKSGQAAQAQQSYKEITVSDAAVVLAYAKKVMIVPGYGLAVAQAQHTCHELEKLLEERGVEVKYAIHPVAGRMPGHMNVLLAEADVPYEKLLEMEQANSEFETTDAVLVLGANDVVNPAAKEDPGSPIYGMPVLEVEKAGTIIVNKRSMKPGYAGIENMLFYRPKTAMLFGDAKQTLQQLIQAIKEL; this is encoded by the coding sequence ATGGGTCTTGCTGTACTTTCCCTGTGTTATCTGATTGGTTCCGTTACATTTATTGTCGGCCTGAAAATGCTTTCCCATCCGCGTACAGCCCGTCGGGGTAATCTGGTAGCGGCTGCCGGGATGGGCATTGCTATCGTGGGTACCATTTTTCTTTATCAAACCGAAGACGGAACACGTCTGCATAATTACGGATGGATTTTTTCCGGATTGATCATTGGTGGTATTATCGGGACGGTATTGGCACGCAAGGTGAAAATGACGGCCATGCCGGAGATGGTGAGTTTGTTTAACGGTATGGGTGGACTCTGTGCAGCGCTGATTTCGGTGAATGAATTTGAACATCTCACCCATGCGGATCCTTTGCTGTTTGTGGCTGCAGCCTTGTTTTCGGGGCAGAATTTGTTGCTGCATGTATTTATTATTCTGGCCGGGCTGGTGATTGGAAGCATTTCATTTTCCGGAAGCATGATTGCGTTGGGCAAGCTGGCCGGGAAAATTGGGGTATGGCGTTTTCAGGGTCAGCAGGTGTTGAATATTTCGGTGCTGGTGATCACGTTGTTGCTTGCTGTGGGTTTACTTACGCAGGACGCATTTTTTAACGGCTGGGTTTTCGGGCTCATCATGTTGCTGGCACTGGTGTACGGAATTTTGTTTGTAATGCCCATTGGAGGTGCAGATATGCCGGTAGTGATTTCTGTGCTGAACTCCTGTACGGGTATCGCAGCAGCCTGTGGTGGATTTTTATATGATAATCAGGTGATGCTCACCGGTGGTATTCTGGTAGGTTCTGCTGGTGCTATTCTCACCGTGCTGATGTGCAAAGCCATGAATCGTTCCCTGAAGAATGTGTTGCTGGGATCGTTTGGTGGCGTGAAATCCGGACAGGCCGCGCAGGCGCAGCAGAGTTACAAGGAAATAACAGTAAGCGATGCGGCAGTAGTACTAGCTTATGCCAAGAAAGTGATGATTGTACCGGGTTATGGATTGGCTGTTGCACAGGCCCAACACACTTGCCATGAACTGGAAAAACTGTTGGAAGAAAGAGGAGTGGAAGTAAAATATGCGATTCATCCGGTAGCTGGGCGTATGCCGGGGCACATGAATGTATTGCTTGCCGAAGCAGATGTCCCGTACGAAAAACTGCTGGAAATGGAACAGGCCAACAGTGAATTTGAAACTACGGATGCAGTATTGGTATTGGGAGCCAATGATGTGGTGAATCCCGCTGCCAAAGAAGATCCCGGAAGTCCCATTTACGGTATGCCCGTGCTGGAGGTGGAAAAAGCAGGTACCATCATTGTCAACAAACGCAGCATGAAACCCGGTTATGCAGGTATTGAAAATATGCTGTTTTATCGTCCCAAAACAGCCATGTTGTTTGGTGATGCCAAACAAACCCTGCAACAGCTGATACAAGCTATCAAGGAATTATAG
- a CDS encoding NAD(P) transhydrogenase subunit alpha, with protein sequence MGSLLQFLHDHLEMAYIVVLSVFLGVEVISRVPSVLHTPLMSGANAIHGVVIIGAIIVMGQASPDNYFALIIGFLAVIVGTLNVVGGFVVTDRMLDMFRTRKKKTDLQENRNG encoded by the coding sequence ATGGGAAGTCTTTTGCAGTTTTTGCACGATCATCTGGAAATGGCCTATATCGTAGTGCTCTCCGTATTTCTTGGAGTGGAGGTCATTTCACGCGTACCATCCGTGTTGCATACTCCGCTGATGAGCGGAGCCAATGCGATTCACGGCGTCGTTATCATCGGCGCTATCATCGTGATGGGCCAGGCCAGTCCGGATAATTATTTTGCTCTCATCATCGGCTTTCTGGCCGTAATTGTGGGCACCTTGAATGTAGTAGGTGGGTTTGTGGTCACGGATCGTATGTTGGATATGTTCCGTACCCGCAAGAAAAAAACCGATCTTCAGGAAAACCGCAATGGATAA
- a CDS encoding SDR family oxidoreductase codes for MRTQADQQVVAITGGSSGIGRALALHYYALGARVAVCARHAQTLQELQGVVGDTSRLLTVRADVANEEDCRRFVEEIIARYGRLDILICNAGLSMRALFADLQDLRPIQQLMQVNFWGAVYCIHYALPYLLQSKGVIAGMSSIAGYRGLPGRTGYSASKFALQGFLESLRTELLHTGVHVMWICPGFTASNIRQTALNAKGEQQGETPLDESKLMPAEKVAALAERAITRRKRTLVLTTQGKLTVWVNRLFPTLADRLVYNHFRKEPGSPLK; via the coding sequence ATGAGAACACAAGCAGATCAGCAGGTTGTAGCCATTACAGGTGGCAGTTCAGGCATAGGCCGGGCATTGGCCTTGCATTATTATGCGTTGGGTGCGCGGGTGGCGGTGTGTGCGCGTCATGCACAGACCCTGCAGGAACTGCAGGGAGTGGTTGGAGATACATCGAGGTTGCTGACCGTTAGAGCCGATGTGGCCAATGAGGAAGATTGCCGGAGATTTGTGGAAGAGATTATTGCCCGTTATGGCCGGCTGGATATTCTCATTTGCAATGCGGGCTTGTCGATGCGTGCACTGTTTGCCGATCTGCAGGATCTGCGTCCCATTCAGCAACTTATGCAGGTGAATTTCTGGGGAGCTGTGTATTGTATTCATTATGCCCTGCCTTATCTTTTGCAAAGCAAGGGAGTGATAGCGGGTATGTCGTCCATAGCCGGTTACCGCGGGCTGCCAGGTCGTACGGGATATTCAGCTTCCAAATTTGCATTGCAGGGCTTCCTGGAATCGCTGCGCACGGAATTGTTGCATACGGGCGTACATGTGATGTGGATTTGTCCGGGATTTACGGCTTCCAATATCCGGCAAACTGCCCTGAATGCAAAGGGCGAACAACAAGGTGAGACTCCCTTGGATGAAAGCAAACTCATGCCGGCTGAAAAGGTTGCTGCGCTCGCAGAACGGGCCATTACCCGCCGCAAACGTACACTGGTGCTTACCACACAGGGTAAGCTCACCGTATGGGTGAATCGTTTGTTTCCCACACTTGCCGATCGGCTCGTTTACAATCATTTCCGCAAAGAACCCGGCTCACCATTGAAATAA
- a CDS encoding SAM hydrolase/SAM-dependent halogenase family protein — protein MHESMNIITLTSDMGMQDYLVAGIKGCLLPQFPDCQLVDITHQIEPLNLLQAAYVVKNAWKHFPQETFHLLLVDLFYQQSPRYIMAFHEGQYFCGADNGLLPMILDQQPQQILELSRNNHSMQIFDVVQLFAKAIRHLLNGHAINEIGEPLSHLTVLENYQPRLGDEWIEAQIIFIDHYENVIVNLTREQFEAHRKGRKFKICFRHDEYITEIHEQYADVRPGEKLAFFNAGGYLEIAINRGNAAGLLGLQSLRIRPDSHRPPGSMQKNLFYQSIKIIFEP, from the coding sequence GTGCACGAGTCCATGAACATCATCACACTTACTTCCGACATGGGGATGCAGGATTATCTGGTGGCGGGTATCAAGGGATGCCTCCTGCCGCAATTTCCCGATTGTCAGCTGGTAGATATCACCCATCAGATTGAACCTTTGAATTTATTGCAGGCGGCCTATGTGGTAAAAAATGCATGGAAACATTTTCCGCAGGAAACTTTTCATTTGTTGCTTGTGGATCTTTTCTATCAGCAATCTCCCCGTTATATTATGGCTTTTCATGAAGGGCAATATTTCTGTGGTGCTGACAACGGCCTTTTGCCCATGATTCTGGATCAGCAGCCGCAGCAAATCCTGGAATTAAGCCGCAACAATCACAGCATGCAAATTTTTGATGTGGTACAGCTCTTCGCAAAAGCTATCCGGCATTTACTCAACGGACATGCAATCAACGAAATCGGTGAACCATTGTCTCATCTAACAGTCCTGGAAAATTATCAGCCCCGCCTGGGTGATGAATGGATAGAAGCCCAGATTATTTTTATTGATCATTATGAAAATGTAATTGTGAATCTCACCCGCGAGCAGTTTGAAGCTCACCGGAAAGGAAGGAAATTTAAAATCTGCTTCAGGCACGATGAATATATCACGGAAATCCACGAACAATATGCCGATGTGCGACCGGGCGAAAAGCTGGCCTTCTTCAATGCAGGAGGCTATCTGGAAATTGCCATCAACAGGGGAAATGCTGCCGGCTTGCTTGGTTTGCAAAGTCTGCGCATAAGACCCGATAGCCATCGCCCTCCCGGAAGCATGCAAAAAAATTTATTTTATCAATCAATAAAAATTATTTTTGAGCCCTGA
- a CDS encoding RNA polymerase sigma-70 factor — MACPANILSLWQHMNDEEGEKAYRMIFDYYYDRLLRFAICYVSVREEAEEIVLDVFLNIWLHRERLRKIKSPDTYLFISVRNRCLNYLRHFSHLHVRSVDNQQSGLELADRTDPQKEMERKQLHRVLDEAIAQLPFQCRMVFRLIREERMTYKEVAEILQISVRTVETQIQRAMQKLRASLHEQMSEFKARK; from the coding sequence ATGGCATGCCCAGCGAATATTCTATCCTTGTGGCAACATATGAATGATGAGGAAGGGGAGAAGGCATATCGAATGATATTTGACTATTATTACGATCGGCTTTTGCGTTTTGCTATTTGTTATGTGTCGGTTCGTGAAGAAGCAGAAGAAATTGTCCTGGATGTTTTTTTGAATATCTGGTTGCATCGGGAGAGATTAAGAAAAATAAAATCTCCTGATACTTACCTGTTTATATCTGTCAGAAACCGTTGTTTAAATTACCTCCGTCATTTTTCACACCTGCATGTTCGTTCTGTGGATAACCAGCAATCTGGCCTTGAGCTTGCTGATCGGACCGATCCACAGAAAGAAATGGAACGGAAACAATTGCATCGTGTATTGGATGAAGCCATTGCACAACTTCCCTTTCAGTGTAGAATGGTATTTCGGCTTATCAGGGAAGAACGCATGACTTACAAGGAAGTTGCAGAAATTCTTCAGATTTCCGTACGTACTGTCGAGACACAGATTCAACGTGCCATGCAGAAGCTGCGCGCAAGTCTGCATGAGCAGATGTCTGAATTCAAAGCCCGGAAATAA
- a CDS encoding zf-HC2 domain-containing protein: MDKTVSHIFDSTHCLSPAEMIDYVRGNLSAEERYRVEAHLNSCSFCSDAVDGLTHIQDPDGFSLALQHMHHHFKKQLQEKHKFFMKSYRTQLYLVLIIIVILAILLFAFYLVHFTILRH, encoded by the coding sequence ATGGATAAAACTGTTTCACATATATTCGATTCCACACATTGCCTGAGTCCGGCAGAGATGATAGATTATGTGCGCGGTAATCTTTCTGCCGAAGAACGATATCGGGTTGAAGCGCATTTAAACAGCTGTTCATTCTGCAGTGATGCTGTGGATGGATTGACGCATATCCAGGATCCTGACGGGTTTTCACTGGCTCTGCAACACATGCATCATCATTTCAAAAAACAACTTCAGGAAAAGCATAAATTTTTTATGAAATCTTATCGGACACAACTCTATCTGGTTCTCATTATTATCGTAATTCTTGCCATTTTGCTCTTCGCTTTTTATCTGGTGCATTTTACCATCCTTAGGCATTAA